Proteins encoded within one genomic window of Panacibacter microcysteis:
- the katG gene encoding catalase/peroxidase HPI, with the protein MESNDISKCPFHNGTMRQSVAGNGTRNRDWWPNQLKLNILRQHSSLSNPMDKDFNYAEAFKSLDLGAVKQDLHQLMTDSQDWWPADFGHYGPLFIRMAWHSAGTYRVQDGRGGGGAGQQRFAPLNSWPDNVSLDKARRLLWPIKQKYGNKLSWADLMILTGNVALESMGFKTFGFAGGREDQWEAQEDVYWGSETTWLGGDIRYAQGSEGVPKEHGVVSSDDNADGKIHTRDLENPLAAVQMGLIYVNPEGPDGNPDPLAAAKDIRDTFGRMAMNDEETVALIAGGHTFGKTHGAAPATHVGKEPEAAEMELQGFGWSSSYGSGKGADTITSGLEVTWTTTPTKWSNNFFENLFGFEWELTKSPAGAHQWVAKNAGDIIPDAFNGANKRPTMLTTDLALRVDPAYEKISRHFLENPEAFADAFARAWFKLTHRDMGPRARYLGPDVPQEELIWQDPIPAVDHILINDTDTAALKEKILGSGLSVSEFVSTAWAAASTFRGSDKRGGANGARIRLAPQRYWRVNNPVRLNKVLDTLEGIQTEFNASAANGKKVSLADLIVLAGCAAVEKAAKDAGSNIQVPFTPGRMDASQEQTEVESVAYLEPFADGFRNYRKQKSPVSTEALLVDKAQLLTLSAPEMTVLVGGMRALNANYDGSAHGVFTKQPGTLTNDFFVNLLDMNTTWKAASEDKELYQGHDRATGEVKWTATRADLVFGSNAELRAIAEVYGSSDGKEKFVKDFVAAWNKVMNLDRFDLV; encoded by the coding sequence ATGGAATCTAATGACATCAGTAAGTGTCCGTTTCATAACGGCACAATGAGACAAAGCGTGGCAGGCAATGGTACAAGAAACCGTGACTGGTGGCCAAACCAGCTAAAGCTGAACATACTGCGACAGCATTCATCCCTGTCCAATCCAATGGACAAAGATTTCAACTACGCTGAAGCGTTTAAAAGCCTGGATCTTGGGGCTGTTAAACAAGACCTGCACCAGTTAATGACAGATTCCCAGGATTGGTGGCCGGCAGATTTCGGCCATTATGGACCATTGTTTATACGCATGGCATGGCATAGTGCAGGCACCTATCGTGTGCAGGATGGCCGTGGCGGTGGCGGTGCAGGTCAGCAACGCTTTGCGCCATTAAACAGCTGGCCTGATAATGTAAGTCTGGATAAAGCCCGAAGACTGTTATGGCCAATAAAGCAGAAATATGGAAACAAACTTTCCTGGGCAGATCTTATGATACTTACCGGTAACGTAGCGCTGGAATCAATGGGTTTTAAAACCTTTGGCTTTGCAGGCGGCAGAGAAGACCAGTGGGAGGCACAGGAGGACGTATACTGGGGTTCTGAAACAACCTGGCTTGGCGGAGATATACGTTATGCTCAGGGTTCAGAAGGTGTGCCAAAAGAACACGGTGTAGTTTCATCAGACGATAACGCAGACGGAAAAATACATACCCGTGATCTTGAAAATCCGCTGGCTGCAGTGCAAATGGGTTTGATCTATGTAAACCCTGAAGGCCCTGACGGCAACCCCGATCCGCTGGCCGCCGCGAAAGATATACGCGATACATTTGGCCGCATGGCAATGAACGATGAAGAAACCGTTGCACTCATTGCAGGCGGGCATACATTCGGTAAAACCCATGGTGCAGCACCTGCTACCCATGTTGGCAAAGAACCCGAAGCTGCGGAAATGGAATTGCAGGGTTTTGGCTGGAGCAGCAGTTACGGCAGTGGAAAAGGAGCAGATACCATAACAAGCGGGCTGGAAGTTACCTGGACCACCACACCAACAAAATGGAGCAATAATTTCTTTGAAAACCTTTTCGGTTTCGAATGGGAATTAACAAAAAGCCCTGCCGGCGCACACCAGTGGGTTGCAAAAAATGCAGGCGATATTATCCCGGATGCTTTCAATGGCGCAAACAAAAGACCAACCATGCTTACGACAGATCTGGCATTAAGGGTTGATCCTGCTTATGAAAAAATATCCAGGCATTTTCTCGAAAATCCTGAAGCTTTTGCAGATGCTTTTGCACGTGCATGGTTTAAGTTAACACACAGGGATATGGGTCCGCGTGCACGCTACCTTGGCCCGGATGTACCACAGGAAGAACTCATCTGGCAGGATCCGATACCGGCCGTGGATCATATATTGATTAATGACACAGACACGGCAGCGTTAAAAGAAAAAATTCTTGGCAGTGGTTTAAGTGTATCAGAATTTGTTTCCACTGCATGGGCCGCGGCTTCTACGTTTCGTGGGTCAGATAAGCGTGGCGGCGCCAACGGTGCACGCATTCGCCTGGCACCGCAGCGTTACTGGCGCGTAAATAATCCTGTACGGTTAAATAAAGTACTCGATACGCTGGAAGGCATACAGACAGAATTTAATGCCAGTGCAGCAAACGGCAAAAAAGTGTCTCTTGCAGACCTCATCGTGCTGGCTGGTTGCGCCGCAGTTGAAAAAGCTGCGAAAGATGCCGGCAGCAACATACAGGTGCCATTCACGCCCGGCCGTATGGATGCTTCGCAGGAACAGACCGAAGTAGAATCAGTGGCTTATCTCGAGCCGTTTGCAGACGGTTTCCGCAACTACCGCAAACAAAAATCACCTGTGTCTACGGAGGCATTGCTGGTAGATAAAGCTCAGTTGCTTACACTCAGCGCTCCTGAAATGACGGTGCTTGTGGGCGGCATGCGTGCACTGAATGCCAACTACGACGGGTCGGCACACGGCGTCTTCACAAAGCAGCCCGGCACCTTAACCAACGACTTCTTTGTTAACCTGCTCGACATGAATACCACGTGGAAAGCAGCTTCAGAAGATAAGGAATTGTACCAGGGGCACGATCGTGCAACAGGCGAGGTAAAATGGACCGCCACACGTGCAGACCTCGTGTTTGGTTCCAATGCAGAATTAAGAGCCATTGCCGAAGTATATGGAAGCAGCGATGGAAAAGAAAAGTTTGTAAAAGATTTTGTTGCAGCATGGAATAAAGTAATGAACCTCGATAGGTTCGATCTTGTGTAA
- a CDS encoding T9SS type A sorting domain-containing protein: MKKSTFSILLLAVCVLANAQVKDTVFSDNKQNGVWVKNGIDIQTLNPDCSVATNLFQAWDEATSSYVTRALTTYTYDEAGNVASILSQVWDALAGSWINSGRSIYTYSSDGRYFTNLSQGWDLVNKQWINSFRIRVEFNADGTTNTSQFDLYDASLGWLAQARTFNTYDDQQRVINFVYQYYVNNAWVNNSRTTFDYSKGGLSFSYYWDPFNAVWVKSQRGFNDYLPGTAVATKQLYQSYTGSSWLNQSRTSTNYNAANLVERARNEVWDVATAGWINGFRVNSGYYSDGSQQYFKFESWDAFSNAWSFGYRATYTNNACATTIDFTPSIEMLTDDKSENRIKKLLATQANLPKAWITERSFASGNRQIAVTVKRKLAVKRHAVQAAPQHNNLAAGNKVLLSPNPAKGYFTLNLGSYKMQESITMIITDLSGKKIMQQQLAAGSVQQVALPNVQKGMYIVSVIAGKSIQTHKLMVE, encoded by the coding sequence ATGAAAAAGTCTACATTTTCCATCTTGCTATTGGCAGTTTGTGTGCTTGCAAATGCACAGGTTAAAGACACCGTTTTTTCTGACAATAAACAGAATGGTGTATGGGTTAAAAATGGTATCGACATACAAACACTAAACCCTGATTGTTCTGTGGCAACAAACCTGTTTCAGGCGTGGGATGAGGCAACTTCATCTTACGTGACCAGGGCACTTACAACATATACGTACGATGAAGCGGGCAATGTTGCCAGCATACTAAGCCAGGTATGGGATGCATTGGCCGGTAGCTGGATAAATTCGGGTCGTTCAATTTATACGTACAGCAGCGACGGGCGCTATTTTACAAACCTTTCGCAGGGCTGGGATCTTGTAAACAAACAATGGATCAACAGTTTTCGGATTCGCGTTGAATTCAATGCTGATGGCACAACCAACACAAGCCAGTTCGATTTGTATGATGCCTCTCTGGGCTGGTTAGCACAGGCACGAACATTTAACACTTACGACGACCAGCAACGTGTTATCAATTTTGTGTACCAGTATTACGTCAATAATGCCTGGGTAAACAACAGCAGAACAACATTCGATTACTCAAAAGGTGGGTTGTCATTTTCTTACTATTGGGATCCATTTAATGCAGTATGGGTAAAGTCACAGCGCGGCTTCAACGATTATTTACCGGGCACCGCGGTGGCAACAAAACAGTTGTACCAGAGTTACACAGGGTCGTCCTGGCTTAACCAATCACGCACTTCCACAAACTATAACGCAGCCAATTTGGTGGAGCGGGCACGAAATGAAGTTTGGGATGTGGCAACAGCCGGATGGATCAATGGTTTTCGCGTAAACAGTGGCTATTACAGCGATGGCTCCCAGCAATATTTTAAATTCGAATCGTGGGACGCGTTTAGCAATGCGTGGAGTTTTGGTTACCGTGCAACTTACACCAACAATGCATGTGCCACCACCATTGATTTTACACCATCCATAGAAATGCTCACTGATGATAAAAGTGAAAACCGAATAAAGAAGCTGCTGGCCACGCAGGCAAACCTGCCCAAAGCTTGGATCACAGAACGATCTTTTGCATCTGGCAACAGGCAAATAGCCGTAACTGTAAAACGTAAACTGGCAGTAAAACGCCACGCTGTACAAGCTGCACCACAACACAACAATCTCGCTGCAGGTAACAAAGTGTTGCTCTCTCCAAACCCTGCCAAAGGCTATTTCACACTAAACCTGGGCAGCTACAAAATGCAGGAAAGTATTACCATGATTATTACAGATCTTTCCGGCAAAAAGATCATGCAGCAACAACTGGCAGCAGGCAGCGTGCAACAGGTTGCTTTACCAAACGTGCAAAAGGGAATGTATATCGTTTCAGTTATTGCAGGCAAATCAATACAAACACATAAACTAATGGTGGAATAA
- a CDS encoding DoxX family protein encodes MIRNIMRILLGAFMILAAIGHLTFQRQEFQAQVPDWIPLSKDLVVILSGIVELAFGLAMIFWKRQRVNVGIALAVFYVLIFPGNIAQYLNHTNAFGLDTDNKRLIRLFFQPVLIIWALWSTGAWEHLFKSKRDAR; translated from the coding sequence ATGATCAGGAATATTATGCGCATCTTACTCGGAGCATTTATGATACTGGCAGCCATTGGGCACCTTACATTTCAACGACAGGAATTCCAGGCGCAGGTGCCAGACTGGATACCGCTGAGTAAAGATCTTGTAGTTATACTTTCCGGTATTGTAGAGCTTGCATTTGGCCTGGCAATGATATTCTGGAAACGTCAACGCGTAAACGTTGGCATTGCCCTGGCGGTCTTTTATGTGCTGATCTTTCCCGGGAATATTGCCCAATACCTTAATCATACCAACGCCTTTGGGCTAGATACAGATAATAAACGATTGATAAGATTATTCTTTCAGCCGGTATTGATTATTTGGGCCTTATGGTCTACCGGCGCATGGGAGCATCTTTTTAAAAGTAAACGTGACGCCCGGTAA
- a CDS encoding hydrogen peroxide-inducible genes activator, with protein sequence MTLIQLEYIVALDTLKHFAKAAAHCHVTQPSLSMQVQKLEEELGVQIFVRTTPVTTTDTGQLIIQQARKVLTEAANIHELIEQEKSIVGGNLKIGVIPTLAPYLLPRFVQSFTQTYPKVKLSIYDLTTENIVRQLKNGNIDAGIMATPLGYAELKEDFLFNEEFVAYVSTTQKLFDKRFLLPTDMDINNMWLLEEGHCLRNQVINFCAIQKIASTEKHFEYSAGSIETLKRFVDTNGGITLLPELATYDISDTQKNMLRYFKSPAPVREISLVTLKTFNKRRLINILKNTILENIPEQMLQKKKVDVIAI encoded by the coding sequence ATGACTTTAATTCAGTTGGAATATATAGTAGCACTGGACACACTTAAACATTTTGCAAAAGCGGCCGCCCACTGCCATGTAACACAACCTTCGTTAAGCATGCAGGTTCAAAAGCTGGAAGAGGAACTTGGGGTGCAGATCTTTGTACGTACAACGCCTGTAACTACTACTGATACCGGCCAACTGATTATACAACAGGCCAGGAAAGTATTGACAGAAGCCGCTAATATTCATGAATTAATAGAACAGGAAAAAAGTATTGTGGGCGGCAACCTGAAAATAGGCGTTATACCAACGCTAGCGCCCTACTTGTTGCCGCGCTTTGTTCAATCATTTACGCAAACATACCCCAAGGTAAAATTGAGCATTTACGATCTTACAACCGAAAACATCGTAAGACAATTAAAAAACGGGAACATTGATGCTGGCATAATGGCTACGCCGTTAGGTTATGCAGAACTAAAAGAGGACTTTCTTTTTAATGAAGAATTTGTTGCATATGTGTCTACCACACAAAAACTGTTTGACAAACGATTTTTGTTACCCACTGACATGGACATTAACAATATGTGGCTATTGGAAGAAGGGCACTGCCTGCGCAACCAGGTAATTAATTTCTGCGCAATTCAAAAAATAGCTTCTACGGAAAAACATTTTGAATACTCTGCAGGAAGTATTGAAACACTGAAACGATTTGTAGACACTAACGGAGGCATTACGTTACTACCAGAGTTGGCGACCTACGATATTTCTGACACGCAAAAAAATATGTTACGGTATTTCAAAAGCCCGGCACCCGTTCGTGAAATAAGCCTTGTAACGCTGAAGACTTTTAACAAAAGACGGCTCATCAATATTTTGAAAAACACCATCCTGGAAAACATTCCTGAACAAATGCTGCAAAAGAAAAAGGTGGATGTGATTGCTATATAG
- a CDS encoding DNRLRE domain-containing protein produces MLNRKHLLLAVCYLCMISCKKENTPISTSSGLQQNDASVISSADAPGLYRNTRTGEIKLVLQPGDDGQDALIQWKQDDDANANSNAGQLPELDGFAWTVYGTPVLGRSLIKFTGLNDIPDSAKILGAKLFLYGTTSSAPAPQGNSSYPGSPYGEGNNSCYIKRVTSDWDENTVTWNTRPSVTSKDMVVTEASTSQWNFNTSVDVTALVKPMVKADGLNNGFEMVLAGETLYKSIIFSASEAAIAHKRPKLIIVYKL; encoded by the coding sequence ATGCTTAACCGAAAACACCTTTTACTGGCCGTATGCTACCTATGCATGATCAGTTGCAAAAAAGAAAACACACCAATCTCTACCTCATCCGGCTTACAGCAAAACGACGCAAGTGTTATTTCATCAGCAGACGCTCCAGGATTGTACCGCAATACCCGTACAGGTGAAATAAAACTCGTGTTGCAGCCTGGCGATGACGGACAGGATGCGCTTATTCAATGGAAACAAGACGATGATGCTAATGCCAACAGCAATGCCGGTCAGTTGCCGGAACTGGATGGATTTGCCTGGACCGTTTACGGCACACCAGTACTGGGACGGTCACTGATCAAATTCACCGGCTTAAATGACATTCCCGATTCGGCAAAAATACTTGGTGCAAAGTTGTTTTTGTATGGCACTACTTCAAGTGCGCCCGCCCCGCAGGGAAATTCCAGCTATCCCGGATCTCCATATGGCGAAGGAAACAATTCCTGTTATATAAAAAGAGTAACCTCTGACTGGGATGAAAATACCGTTACCTGGAATACCAGGCCTTCAGTAACCAGTAAAGACATGGTTGTAACCGAGGCTTCTACGAGTCAATGGAATTTCAATACTTCTGTTGATGTAACTGCCCTTGTAAAGCCAATGGTAAAAGCTGACGGGTTAAATAACGGTTTCGAAATGGTGCTTGCAGGTGAAACACTGTATAAATCCATTATCTTCTCTGCTTCCGAAGCGGCTATAGCACACAAGCGCCCAAAACTTATTATTGTTTATAAACTTTAG
- a CDS encoding helix-turn-helix domain-containing protein: protein MLPASTYYHQKVLELTKNVLPAKHVVDKIIQAKHIIETHYTNNIDLDFICSQCCLSKFHMLRLYKTCYGQTPFRFLHDKRIAAAKKMLKAGASVNDTCYHLSFESRTSFSAYFKKHTGTTPSQFRKKQ from the coding sequence TTGTTACCTGCATCAACATACTACCACCAGAAAGTACTGGAGCTTACAAAAAATGTATTGCCGGCAAAACATGTAGTGGATAAGATTATACAGGCTAAACATATTATTGAAACGCACTACACAAACAATATAGACCTCGATTTCATTTGTAGCCAATGCTGCTTATCAAAGTTTCATATGCTAAGGCTGTACAAAACCTGCTACGGCCAAACGCCGTTCCGCTTTCTGCACGATAAACGTATTGCAGCAGCGAAAAAAATGCTAAAGGCAGGCGCCAGTGTAAACGATACCTGTTATCATCTCAGTTTCGAAAGCCGTACTTCTTTTTCTGCATATTTTAAAAAGCATACAGGTACTACACCTTCTCAATTTAGAAAAAAGCAATAG
- a CDS encoding T9SS type A sorting domain-containing protein produces the protein MLSTNASAKLPSLPSGWTNTGENIGAAAGNDGLPDGTLAIPLLINTVSNANFGIVNCAALATASPVVTATSSTGVYCAQSGSSPILLNASATGGLSPYTYAWAGSGLSNPATQNTSAVPTTTGSYTVTVTDAVGCKGSAFTNVIYDNIVPSISWSCGDNPAWLRLMENNGASWFWTTTSGGRFYTSTTYSTTDDSPVSNLKMPYIKNTGQYTVQITSANGCIVSGSITVGATPASCNIVLEDNNIDLHALWAGNSVLLKWNTPITNVTAFTLQRSTDAVSFTNIANIEPNEFLTYSYTDVTLPEPCTNIWYRVKTTDIYGKEVMGKTAHVTCKHLQESSILVTPNPVTNGQFTLNYKIPVQGTIHYNIYNMNGRLLLTGTFENAGSNEPGSKTIVLPPGERQGVYFITMYNAQWMSKPVKILALK, from the coding sequence GTGCTTTCTACAAACGCCTCTGCAAAGTTACCCTCGCTGCCGTCCGGGTGGACGAATACCGGGGAAAACATTGGAGCTGCTGCGGGAAATGACGGCTTGCCTGACGGTACACTGGCAATACCATTGCTTATTAATACAGTGAGCAATGCAAACTTTGGCATCGTGAATTGCGCAGCGCTGGCAACAGCTTCTCCCGTTGTAACCGCCACTTCCAGTACCGGTGTTTACTGTGCTCAATCAGGATCTTCGCCCATCTTACTTAATGCCTCTGCAACCGGCGGCCTGAGCCCATATACATATGCATGGGCAGGCAGTGGTCTATCTAACCCGGCTACTCAGAACACAAGTGCAGTGCCAACAACAACAGGTAGCTATACCGTAACCGTTACAGATGCTGTTGGCTGCAAAGGGAGCGCTTTCACCAATGTTATTTACGATAATATTGTGCCATCTATCTCATGGAGTTGTGGTGACAATCCTGCATGGCTGCGGCTGATGGAAAATAACGGTGCAAGCTGGTTTTGGACCACCACTTCCGGCGGCAGGTTTTATACGAGTACAACTTACAGTACAACAGATGACAGCCCTGTTTCAAACTTAAAAATGCCTTACATAAAAAATACCGGGCAATACACTGTACAAATAACAAGTGCAAACGGTTGTATTGTTTCGGGGTCAATAACAGTGGGGGCCACACCGGCTTCGTGCAACATAGTTTTGGAGGATAATAACATTGATCTTCATGCACTGTGGGCTGGCAATAGTGTGCTGCTGAAATGGAACACGCCTATTACCAACGTTACCGCATTTACTTTGCAACGAAGCACTGATGCCGTAAGCTTTACAAATATTGCAAACATTGAACCCAACGAGTTTTTAACTTACAGCTATACGGATGTAACCTTACCTGAACCATGCACAAACATCTGGTACCGGGTAAAGACAACCGATATTTACGGCAAAGAAGTGATGGGTAAAACTGCGCATGTAACCTGTAAGCACTTACAGGAAAGCTCAATACTTGTAACGCCCAACCCAGTTACAAACGGCCAGTTTACACTTAACTATAAGATACCTGTACAGGGCACCATACATTACAACATCTATAACATGAATGGCAGGCTTTTACTTACCGGCACATTCGAAAACGCAGGCAGCAACGAACCGGGCAGCAAAACAATCGTGCTTCCACCGGGTGAACGGCAAGGTGTATATTTTATAACAATGTATAACGCGCAATGGATGAGTAAACCTGTAAAAATACTTGCATTAAAATAA
- a CDS encoding VOC family protein yields the protein MKIRLTSLLVDNQEKALQFYTTVLGFEKKIDMPMGEHRWLTVVSKEEPDTVELVLEPIAFEPAKVYQQALLAAGIPATAFYVEDIVAEAARLEAAGVEFSMMPTQMGTVKIAVFKDTCGNNIQIYQVL from the coding sequence ATGAAGATCAGATTAACAAGCCTGCTGGTAGATAACCAGGAAAAGGCACTGCAATTCTATACAACTGTACTTGGTTTTGAAAAGAAAATAGACATGCCCATGGGCGAACACCGGTGGCTTACAGTAGTATCAAAAGAAGAACCAGATACCGTAGAGTTGGTGCTGGAACCCATCGCGTTTGAACCGGCAAAAGTTTATCAGCAAGCCTTGCTTGCGGCTGGCATTCCGGCTACCGCTTTTTATGTAGAAGACATCGTTGCGGAAGCTGCGCGGCTGGAAGCAGCAGGAGTGGAGTTCTCCATGATGCCCACACAAATGGGTACCGTAAAGATTGCAGTGTTTAAAGATACCTGTGGCAATAATATACAGATCTACCAGGTGCTGTAA
- a CDS encoding T9SS type A sorting domain-containing protein, with translation MTTIWIDNTEAIGQTQLELNASSASLTVTGPTTASQTATFLKNDNGSTVFSAATPTTTVNYAITNQVYSGGTYPGIFFGGTSSGQNVVADNIWKKMNTYGGATSIRFSSNPFTGATQGIDVTLNYCIGAMISPYYMTQLYRATNLNARPYYGDITISFNRPVQNPVLHFAAIGGEFSSANGLFQHGFYTEFELGTAEVAAGYTFTRLSGNTYFGVGNNTQVINTNTTIPASNTPGYFTAETTRGSDGSVRLNTNGTNISSIVLRVFLRGMPGVNPTNTQASWGPTNGGVDGYVGDVFTLSATLPTYNITGTVYNDADGMTNNIIDGTATRYAGGTTQLYVNLVDNNNNVYASTAVSSTGTYTFANVVAAAGYKLVLSTSNAVTTASLPAAWAYTGEKEGSGTGSDGTPNGILPLGVLTADVTTRFGIRNCSSPPAVTAAAGTALYCAQSATSPIQLTATPTGGQAPYTYAWTGSGISNATIQNPTATPAAAGSYTVAITDALGCKASASTGNITYDNTVPSISWSCGTNPAWLRLNETNGTTWYWTTASGGKFYPNNTYNPAQDATTSALQQPYIKVAGPYTVKITSVNGCTSSGTINMSATPAGCATVLADEHIRLTAAWAGNNNVLVKWNTPLTNISNFTIQRSTNGTNFTDIGTTEYTQPSAYSFTDVRIPAGCSKLWYRVKATDHNGRENFSSAASLNCNGISAGNIFVAPNPVVNKQFTLNYKVPVTGKLNYELLSVDGKRILAGILENPAPGETASKTIVLPPLEKGLYFLRVSNQQWISKTVKLMIGE, from the coding sequence ATGACTACCATCTGGATTGATAATACTGAAGCAATTGGTCAAACCCAACTTGAACTCAATGCATCCAGTGCAAGCCTTACAGTAACAGGCCCAACAACTGCAAGTCAAACCGCTACATTTTTGAAAAACGATAATGGATCAACAGTGTTTAGTGCGGCTACACCAACTACTACTGTTAACTACGCCATTACAAACCAGGTGTACAGCGGCGGCACTTACCCCGGTATTTTTTTTGGCGGCACATCCTCCGGCCAAAATGTTGTGGCAGATAACATCTGGAAGAAAATGAATACTTATGGAGGTGCTACGAGTATCAGGTTTAGTTCCAATCCGTTTACAGGTGCAACACAAGGTATAGATGTAACATTAAACTATTGCATTGGCGCAATGATTTCGCCATACTATATGACGCAGTTATACAGGGCCACAAATCTGAATGCCAGGCCATATTATGGAGACATTACGATAAGTTTTAACCGGCCGGTACAAAATCCTGTACTACATTTTGCCGCTATAGGCGGGGAATTCAGCTCGGCTAATGGCTTGTTTCAACATGGTTTTTATACAGAGTTCGAACTTGGCACAGCGGAGGTGGCCGCTGGCTACACCTTTACCAGGTTATCAGGAAACACTTACTTTGGTGTGGGCAATAACACCCAGGTGATTAATACAAATACAACAATTCCTGCGAGCAATACGCCAGGTTATTTTACAGCAGAAACAACCCGGGGCTCAGACGGCAGCGTAAGACTTAATACGAATGGCACAAACATCTCCAGCATAGTGTTAAGGGTTTTTCTAAGAGGTATGCCTGGTGTAAATCCCACAAATACCCAGGCTTCATGGGGGCCCACAAACGGAGGTGTTGACGGGTATGTTGGCGATGTATTTACACTGTCAGCTACGTTACCGACTTACAATATTACCGGCACCGTTTATAATGATGCAGATGGCATGACCAATAACATTATTGACGGCACTGCTACACGCTATGCAGGCGGTACCACGCAGCTCTATGTTAACCTCGTCGATAACAACAACAATGTTTATGCCTCCACTGCTGTTAGCAGTACTGGTACCTATACATTTGCCAACGTCGTTGCTGCTGCCGGCTATAAACTTGTACTCTCTACCAGCAATGCGGTTACCACAGCCTCACTGCCCGCCGCATGGGCTTACACCGGGGAAAAAGAAGGTTCTGGTACCGGCAGTGATGGTACACCCAATGGTATATTGCCACTCGGCGTTCTCACTGCTGATGTAACTACAAGATTTGGTATCAGAAACTGTTCCTCGCCACCTGCCGTTACTGCCGCTGCAGGCACTGCACTTTACTGTGCACAGTCTGCAACCTCTCCCATACAACTTACTGCCACTCCCACCGGCGGACAAGCCCCTTACACTTATGCCTGGACAGGCAGTGGTATTTCCAACGCCACTATTCAAAACCCTACTGCCACTCCCGCTGCTGCAGGATCGTATACCGTGGCTATCACTGATGCGCTCGGCTGTAAGGCCTCCGCTTCTACAGGAAACATTACATACGATAATACTGTTCCTTCCATTTCCTGGAGTTGTGGTACTAACCCTGCATGGTTAAGGCTAAATGAAACCAATGGCACTACCTGGTACTGGACAACTGCATCCGGTGGTAAATTCTATCCTAACAATACCTATAACCCTGCACAGGATGCTACTACTTCTGCCTTGCAGCAACCTTATATTAAAGTTGCAGGGCCTTATACTGTAAAAATCACCAGTGTTAACGGTTGTACCAGTTCCGGCACTATTAACATGAGTGCCACGCCTGCAGGCTGTGCCACAGTGCTCGCAGATGAACACATCAGGCTTACCGCTGCATGGGCGGGTAATAACAATGTACTCGTAAAATGGAACACCCCACTAACAAACATCAGCAACTTTACCATTCAAAGAAGTACCAACGGTACAAACTTTACCGATATTGGCACCACTGAATACACGCAGCCTTCTGCTTACAGTTTTACTGATGTACGCATACCTGCCGGTTGCAGCAAACTGTGGTACAGGGTAAAAGCTACAGACCACAATGGCAGGGAAAACTTTAGCAGCGCAGCATCCTTAAACTGCAACGGCATTTCTGCGGGTAATATCTTTGTTGCCCCTAACCCGGTAGTAAATAAACAGTTTACCCTAAACTATAAAGTACCGGTTACAGGCAAACTAAACTACGAGCTTCTTTCTGTTGATGGCAAACGCATATTGGCAGGCATACTTGAAAACCCGGCACCAGGTGAAACAGCAAGCAAAACAATCGTATTACCTCCGCTTGAAAAAGGCTTGTATTTTTTAAGGGTAAGCAATCAACAATGGATCAGTAAAACAGTAAAGTTGATGATAGGCGAGTAA